One Thermogemmatispora onikobensis genomic window carries:
- a CDS encoding TrmH family RNA methyltransferase — MQIASPANPRIKAIRALRQRHERERSGRFFIEGIRLVAEALQTEAPVEMLLVAPSLLRSDFARSLVAQAQAAGVPVLEVSETVFSSLSQKEGPQGLAAVVRQRWHRLEELHPAPGDYWVALHAAQDPGNIGTILRTADAAGARGVILLDHCADPHDPNAVRASMGALFSQRLIRASLAEFWRWKEETGCTVVGTSGAAATDYRSLRYPLPLVLLMGSEREGLSPAQQASCDLMVSIAMTGRSDSLNLAVATALVLYEIFYQYRSSPPPSPASS, encoded by the coding sequence ATGCAGATTGCCAGTCCCGCTAATCCACGTATTAAAGCGATCCGGGCCCTGCGCCAGCGCCACGAGCGCGAGCGCAGCGGTCGCTTCTTCATCGAAGGTATTCGCCTGGTGGCGGAGGCGCTCCAGACAGAAGCCCCCGTTGAGATGCTGCTGGTGGCGCCTTCTCTGCTGCGTAGCGACTTCGCCCGTTCCCTTGTGGCCCAGGCCCAGGCGGCAGGTGTCCCCGTACTGGAGGTGAGCGAGACAGTTTTTAGCAGCCTCTCGCAAAAGGAGGGTCCCCAGGGTCTGGCCGCCGTCGTCCGTCAACGCTGGCACCGTTTGGAGGAGCTGCACCCAGCTCCCGGCGACTACTGGGTGGCTCTGCATGCCGCTCAGGACCCGGGCAATATCGGGACAATCCTGCGCACCGCTGATGCGGCTGGCGCTCGCGGGGTGATACTGCTCGATCACTGCGCCGACCCCCATGATCCTAACGCTGTCCGCGCCAGCATGGGTGCCCTCTTCTCTCAGAGGCTTATTCGCGCCAGCCTGGCCGAGTTCTGGCGCTGGAAGGAAGAAACGGGCTGCACAGTGGTCGGCACCTCCGGGGCAGCTGCGACCGACTATCGCTCCCTGCGCTATCCACTTCCTCTGGTCCTGCTGATGGGTAGCGAGCGCGAAGGTCTCTCTCCCGCCCAACAGGCGAGCTGCGACCTCATGGTGAGCATTGCCATGACGGGCCGCAGCGATTCGCTTAACCTGGCGGTCGCCACGGCCCTGGTGCTCTACGAGATCTTCTATCAGTACCGCTCTTCACCTCCGCCTTCGCCTGCCTCCAGTTAG